The following DNA comes from Candidatus Methylacidiphilum fumarolicum.
CGTTGATCTATCCATACAGATACCCCGGTGTTGGTGCATCGGAGCAAGGGAATATCCAGTTCAACTGTTCGAAATAGTGCGTTAATCATGTGGAGAAAGGCACCCGAGGAGTCCTTAAACCATCCATCATTTGTGATATCGATCATAAGATCAGGTTTTTGAACGGCCATTTTTCGTACATAACTGGCGATTGTATCCTCAAAGCAGATAAGAGGAGCAATTTTGAGTTTGGGATTATCCAGGAAAAAGATATTGGATGTTTTTCCTGGGGTAAGATCAACCTGGAAGGGAACGAGTTTGCGTAGGAATGGAAAAATGTTAGCAAAGGGGATGAATTCCCCGAAAGGAACAAGACGATTTTTTGCATACAGTTCTAGCTCTTCTTGAGGATATTTGAGTAGGACCGCTACATTGAAAAGTTCTTCTCCTGTGGCTTTAAAGGACCCAGAGAGAAAAGAAAAGGGCTGTGCTTGCTGCAGCTTGCGAATTGGTTCTAAAAGTTTTGGAGATGAAAAAAAATCCAAGCCAAACGGGCTTTCTGGCCAGCATATAAGATCTGGAAAATAGCTTAAAGATTGTCTACTTAAAGTGATTTCCTCCAGAAAACCCGCTTCTGGGTCGATCGTAACATTTAAATCCTGAGGGATATTCGGTTGGATGGCTGCATAACGGAGCTTAAAAGCTGGCTGTCCTGAAGGAGTATTTAGGCGATATTCTCCATAAAAAATACAAAGAGCTAAAAGTAGCAGAAGTGACAGTAACTCTAGTTTTGGAAAATAAAAAGAATGTGCAACAAACTGTCGATACAGCGAACGGAACGAAAAAAAGATAAGTCCATTAATGGTAGCTATAAGCCAAGAAAGGCTCAAGACGCCGCCAAGGCTACTAATTTGGATAAAAAGGGGACTTTTATAAGCACCCACTCCTAGTTCATTCCATGAAAAACCGCTGAATAGCCAGCTTCTGATCCATTCCAACAGAATCCACAGACTAGCACTGTTTATAGCATTGAGAAGATTGGTTTTTGAAGAGTAGGAAGAAAATTGAACAAACGGTCTTCCTAAGCCCAGCAGCCAGAGAGCTGGATATAAAGAGAGATAAGCAACCAAAGCAGCCGTTCCTAAAATGGTGACATAACCAATCCACCAGAAAGATAGAGAAAAAAAGAGCATGCCACTAAGATAGCCACTCCAAAATCTTGCCCAGGGCTTTTCCTTATAGTAATCAGCTGCGGCAAAAAGCGGAATAAGGCTAATCCAGCTGAAAAGAAAAGAAGCTTGAGGGCTGAAAGAAAAGGCCATCCCAACCCCAGATAGAGATGGCAGAATGAAAAAGAAGAAAATTCTCGCAGAGAAGATCTGTTTTGTTTTTTTTTCTTTTATTTTAAGATTTTCCATGGATGGTTTTAAAGCTTATGAAAATTAAAGTGAATGAAAAAAGGAATTTTCTTTTCTTCCCCTTTTTCTCTTTTATGCGTATTCCAAAGAAATATAGCTAATGAGGATAAGAACGAAATATGTTGAAAATATTGCGTACGCATTCGTGGTTGCTTGTTGTTGTGCTTGCCGTCATTGGCGTCTCCTTCTTGTTGTTTTTTAACATACCCGCTATGAGCGGGTTAAAAAATCCGTCTGTTGCCAAAATTGCCGGCAAGAGTATTTCATTGGAAACGTTCAGATTAGCTAGACAAGCCAGCTCGATAGAGATTGCCTTGAGCTCTGGGAATCAGCCTTATGGAGAGAATCTCCAGCAAATACTCGATCAAATGGCCTGGACGAGATTGCTTTTTCTACAAGCCGCAAAAGAGTTGCATTGCTTGGTTCCTGAAGAAGAAGTGGTTCAATTCATTCAGCAGCTTCCCTTTCTTCAGAAAGAGGGAAAATATGATCCTGCAATTTATCAACGTTTTGTCTCTTCTTTTTTGGTTCCACAAGGTATAACCGAAGAAAGATTTTTGCAGGTGATGCATGAAGAGCTTGTAATTGGGGAGGTTAAAAAAGTTCTGATTGCCCCTGTAGAAGTTGTTTCAGGAGAATTAGATGAAATTTATAACATGACTTTTGGTGCTGTGCAGGTCGTTCTATTTAGGCTGAAGATCGATCCTTTTATGCAAAATCTTCAAGTCAAACCCGAAGAAATTGAAAAAGAATATAAAAGCCATTCCAAGGATCCGGACTATTATACGGCTGAAAAAAGAAAAGCAGGCTATGTGTTTTTTCCTTTTCCTCCAGAATGGCAATCTCTAAAAGGAAAAGAACTTGATGAGGCCAAAAGGAAGCTTTTAGAAAAAGCCGAAGATTTTTCAATAGATACTGTTAGACTAATGGAATCTTCTCAAACTGCGGAGATTGAAAAGATCGCTAGAGAAAAAAATCTTTCTTACCGCCTTACCCCGTTTTTTTCTTTGGATCATCCTCCTACAGAGGTAGAGGAACCTGAAAAATTTGCCAAAGCCGTTTTTGAACTCTCTCAAGAAAAGCCTGTTAGTGACCCGATTGAAACTTCCAAAGGATATTATGTCATCGTTCTCCTTGGGGTAGAAAAAGGGGTGTTGCAGCCTTTTGAGCAAGTAAAATCCATCATTGAAGAAAAACTTAAGCGAAAGAAGGCTTTTGAAGCTCTTTTCGAGAAATCGAACGCTATTGAAAAAGAGCTCAATAAGGCACTGAAAGAAGGGAAGGACATCGAACAAGTAGCCAGGGCTCAAGGTCTTGTGATAGAAAAGCCTCCGTCTTTTGTTCCTGTTGATCCTCCAAAAGACTTAAACGCGGCTGCTGAAATAGGTT
Coding sequences within:
- a CDS encoding peptidylprolyl isomerase — its product is MLKILRTHSWLLVVVLAVIGVSFLLFFNIPAMSGLKNPSVAKIAGKSISLETFRLARQASSIEIALSSGNQPYGENLQQILDQMAWTRLLFLQAAKELHCLVPEEEVVQFIQQLPFLQKEGKYDPAIYQRFVSSFLVPQGITEERFLQVMHEELVIGEVKKVLIAPVEVVSGELDEIYNMTFGAVQVVLFRLKIDPFMQNLQVKPEEIEKEYKSHSKDPDYYTAEKRKAGYVFFPFPPEWQSLKGKELDEAKRKLLEKAEDFSIDTVRLMESSQTAEIEKIAREKNLSYRLTPFFSLDHPPTEVEEPEKFAKAVFELSQEKPVSDPIETSKGYYVIVLLGVEKGVLQPFEQVKSIIEEKLKRKKAFEALFEKSNAIEKELNKALKEGKDIEQVARAQGLVIEKPPSFVPVDPPKDLNAAAEIGFACQLLEPSRLSRFLPTPEGGVFIYLQNRFAPALPNEMEIKNKLEKDLLMSRRQAFLEEWVLWRSKQPGYMPPASLLQTAGIQDK
- the lnt gene encoding apolipoprotein N-acyltransferase; the protein is MENLKIKEKKTKQIFSARIFFFFILPSLSGVGMAFSFSPQASFLFSWISLIPLFAAADYYKEKPWARFWSGYLSGMLFFSLSFWWIGYVTILGTAALVAYLSLYPALWLLGLGRPFVQFSSYSSKTNLLNAINSASLWILLEWIRSWLFSGFSWNELGVGAYKSPLFIQISSLGGVLSLSWLIATINGLIFFSFRSLYRQFVAHSFYFPKLELLSLLLLLALCIFYGEYRLNTPSGQPAFKLRYAAIQPNIPQDLNVTIDPEAGFLEEITLSRQSLSYFPDLICWPESPFGLDFFSSPKLLEPIRKLQQAQPFSFLSGSFKATGEELFNVAVLLKYPQEELELYAKNRLVPFGEFIPFANIFPFLRKLVPFQVDLTPGKTSNIFFLDNPKLKIAPLICFEDTIASYVRKMAVQKPDLMIDITNDGWFKDSSGAFLHMINALFRTVELDIPLLRCTNTGVSVWIDQRGRILNILKKDGKLVGFKGIMVGEAHWYQPAETVYKKFGDWIVALALLTLSFSSFSKIRKFL